The proteins below are encoded in one region of Shewanella algae:
- a CDS encoding SpoVR family protein, producing the protein MSKKKTRQPLSDGPEWTFELLETYEKEIARVAEHYRLGTYPNQIEVITAEQMMDAYASIGMPIGYTHWSFGKRFIETEQGYKRGQMGLAYEIVINSNPCIAYLMEENTLTMQALVIAHACFGHNSFFKNNYLFRTWTDAGSIIDYLVFAKQYISECERKYGIDEVENLLDSCHALMNYGVDRYKRPTEISFREEQARQKEREAYLQTQVNDLWRTIPSQQTKEEAKQRKHFPSEPQENILYFIEKHAPLLEPWQRELVRIVRKMGQYFYPQRQTQVMNEGWATFWHYTLLNHLYDEGLVTDRFMLEFLQSHTNVVAQPPYNSPYYNGINPYALGFNMFCDIRRICEQPTDEDRYWFPDIAGSDWLKTLHFAMENFKDESFISQYLSPTIIRKFKLFGVLDDESKNYLSVSAIHDEQGYREIRQILSSQYNLSNNEPNIQVHNVMVNGDRSLTLRYIPSKGIPLADSCREVLKHLHRLWGFDVTLEQKEDDGEIRVLASCPDRSELI; encoded by the coding sequence ATGAGCAAAAAGAAAACACGCCAGCCACTGAGCGACGGGCCTGAATGGACTTTTGAACTGCTGGAAACCTATGAAAAGGAAATCGCCCGGGTCGCGGAGCATTATCGTCTGGGGACCTATCCCAATCAGATAGAGGTGATCACCGCCGAGCAGATGATGGACGCCTACGCCAGCATAGGCATGCCCATAGGGTATACTCACTGGTCCTTCGGTAAGCGTTTTATCGAAACCGAGCAGGGTTACAAGCGCGGCCAGATGGGGCTGGCCTATGAGATAGTCATCAACTCCAACCCCTGTATCGCCTATCTGATGGAGGAAAACACCCTCACCATGCAAGCCTTGGTGATAGCTCACGCCTGCTTTGGCCACAACAGTTTCTTCAAAAACAACTACCTGTTCCGCACCTGGACAGATGCCGGCTCCATCATTGATTACCTGGTCTTTGCCAAGCAATACATCAGTGAATGCGAGCGTAAATATGGCATAGATGAGGTGGAAAACCTGTTGGACTCCTGCCACGCCCTGATGAATTATGGCGTCGACCGCTACAAGCGCCCAACAGAAATCTCGTTTCGTGAAGAGCAGGCTCGCCAGAAAGAGCGCGAGGCCTATCTGCAAACCCAGGTCAACGATCTCTGGCGCACCATCCCCTCACAGCAGACCAAGGAGGAAGCCAAACAACGAAAACACTTCCCGTCAGAGCCACAGGAAAACATTCTCTACTTTATCGAGAAGCACGCTCCGCTGCTGGAGCCCTGGCAACGGGAGTTGGTGCGTATCGTACGCAAGATGGGGCAGTATTTTTACCCGCAACGCCAGACCCAGGTGATGAACGAGGGCTGGGCCACCTTCTGGCATTATACCCTGCTCAACCACCTCTATGACGAAGGTCTGGTTACCGACAGATTCATGTTGGAGTTTTTACAGAGTCACACCAATGTGGTGGCTCAGCCCCCCTACAACAGCCCTTATTACAACGGCATTAACCCCTATGCCCTGGGGTTCAATATGTTCTGCGACATTCGCCGTATCTGCGAACAGCCAACAGACGAGGATAGATATTGGTTCCCGGATATCGCCGGCAGCGATTGGTTGAAAACGCTGCATTTCGCCATGGAAAACTTCAAGGATGAAAGCTTCATCAGCCAGTATCTTTCCCCCACCATCATCCGCAAGTTCAAGCTGTTTGGTGTGCTCGATGATGAAAGCAAAAACTATCTGTCGGTATCTGCCATTCATGATGAACAGGGATACCGGGAGATCAGGCAAATTTTGTCTTCACAATATAACCTGTCCAATAATGAACCCAATATTCAGGTTCATAATGTCATGGTCAATGGCGATCGCTCGCTGACACTGAGGTACATCCCCAGCAAGGGCATCCCTCTGGCAGACAGTTGCCGGGAAGTACTCAAACACCTGCACCGTCTTTGGGGCTTTGATGTCACTCTGGAGCAGAAAGAAGATGATGGCGAGATAAGAGTACTGGCCTCGTGTCCGGACAGAAGCGAATTGATCTAG
- the fadR gene encoding fatty acid metabolism transcriptional regulator FadR: MIINAKGPASFAEKYIVRSIWENKFPPGSILPAERELSELIGVTRTTLREVLQRLARDGWLTIQHGKPTRVNNFWETSGLNILETIADLNPEGFPVLVDQLLSARTNVSAIYFRGALRHNPETAVEVLSKIHELEDEAEAYAEFDYQLHHTLAFSSGNPLYVLILNGFKGLYARVGRYYFSSQEARALALAFYQKLEILAKDKNYTQVPALMRAYGIDSGIMWQKLRDAMPLEMAQDNQ, from the coding sequence ATGATAATCAATGCCAAAGGACCTGCAAGTTTTGCAGAGAAATATATAGTGCGTTCAATCTGGGAAAATAAATTTCCCCCCGGCTCCATACTTCCTGCGGAGCGGGAATTATCAGAGCTGATAGGTGTGACCCGTACAACACTCAGGGAAGTGCTGCAGCGTTTGGCCCGTGACGGTTGGTTGACGATTCAACATGGCAAACCCACCCGGGTGAATAATTTCTGGGAAACCTCTGGCCTGAATATTTTGGAGACCATTGCCGATCTGAATCCCGAAGGTTTCCCGGTATTGGTTGACCAATTGCTGTCGGCCAGAACCAATGTCAGTGCCATCTACTTCCGTGGCGCACTACGGCATAATCCTGAGACGGCGGTGGAAGTGCTGTCAAAAATCCACGAGCTGGAAGATGAGGCCGAGGCCTATGCCGAATTTGATTACCAGTTGCATCACACCTTGGCGTTTTCATCAGGTAACCCGCTGTACGTGCTGATCCTCAATGGTTTCAAGGGGCTGTATGCCAGAGTTGGGCGCTACTACTTCAGCAGTCAGGAAGCAAGAGCCTTGGCACTGGCCTTCTATCAAAAGCTTGAAATCTTGGCTAAAGATAAAAACTATACCCAGGTGCCTGCTTTGATGCGCGCTTACGGTATCGACAGTGGCATTATGTGGCAGAAACTGCGCGATGCCATGCCGCTGGAGATGGCCCAGGACAATCAATAG
- the nhaB gene encoding sodium/proton antiporter NhaB, translating into MPATPIQAFMSNFLGNSPKWYKLAILIFLIINPILFSINPFVAGWFLVVQFIFTLAMALKCYPLQPGGLLAIEAVFIGMTSPSQVLHEIEANLEVLLLLVFMVAGIYFMKQLLLYVFTKMITKVRSKMIVSLMFCVASAFLSAFLDALTVIAVIIAVAVGFYSIYHKVASGKDFSADHDHTSDGNDQLNAQELEDFRGFLRNLLMHAGVGTALGGVCTMVGEPQNLIIAAQANWQFSEFALRMSPVTVPVFFAGILTCVLVEKFRICGYGAQLPDAVHKILVEFAAHEDAHRTSKDKMKLVIQALVGVWLIVGLAFHLASVGLIGLSVIILTTAFNGITDEHALGKAFEEALPFTALLAVFFAVVGVIIDQGLFAPVIQWALGFEGNMQLVIFYVANGLLSMVSDNVFVGTVYINEVKAALIDGQITRDQFDLLAVAINTGTNLPSVATPNGQAAFLFLLTSALAPLIRLSYGRMVWMALPYTIVLSIVGVLAIETGFLEQMTQYFYDSGMILHHSAQEVLGKGAAVGH; encoded by the coding sequence ATGCCTGCTACACCGATTCAGGCTTTTATGAGTAACTTCTTGGGCAACTCGCCCAAGTGGTACAAGCTTGCGATACTGATTTTTCTTATCATCAACCCGATACTCTTCAGTATCAACCCCTTTGTTGCGGGCTGGTTTTTGGTCGTGCAGTTTATCTTCACTCTGGCCATGGCGCTTAAATGCTATCCTCTGCAACCCGGTGGTTTATTGGCGATTGAGGCCGTGTTTATCGGTATGACCAGTCCCAGCCAGGTACTGCACGAGATTGAAGCCAACCTCGAAGTACTGCTGCTATTGGTATTCATGGTGGCCGGTATCTACTTTATGAAGCAGTTGCTGCTTTATGTATTTACCAAAATGATCACCAAGGTGCGTTCCAAAATGATCGTATCCCTGATGTTCTGTGTTGCCTCAGCCTTCCTGTCTGCGTTCCTCGATGCCTTGACTGTTATTGCGGTTATCATCGCTGTAGCAGTCGGTTTCTACTCCATCTATCATAAGGTCGCATCCGGTAAAGATTTCAGCGCCGATCATGACCATACCTCTGACGGGAATGACCAGCTTAACGCCCAGGAGTTGGAAGACTTCCGGGGCTTCCTGCGTAACCTGTTGATGCACGCCGGTGTCGGTACCGCCCTCGGTGGTGTGTGCACCATGGTCGGTGAGCCGCAAAACCTGATCATCGCCGCCCAGGCTAACTGGCAGTTCTCTGAATTCGCCTTGCGGATGTCACCTGTGACTGTACCCGTATTCTTTGCCGGTATCCTCACCTGTGTCTTGGTGGAAAAATTCCGTATCTGTGGTTATGGCGCCCAACTGCCAGACGCTGTACACAAAATTCTGGTGGAATTTGCCGCCCATGAAGATGCCCACAGAACCAGCAAAGATAAGATGAAGCTGGTTATCCAGGCTCTGGTCGGTGTATGGCTGATTGTCGGTCTGGCCTTCCACCTGGCATCGGTTGGTCTTATCGGTCTTTCAGTTATCATCCTGACCACAGCCTTCAACGGTATTACCGATGAGCACGCTCTGGGTAAAGCCTTCGAAGAAGCCCTGCCCTTTACCGCTCTGCTGGCAGTATTCTTCGCCGTGGTGGGTGTGATTATTGACCAAGGCCTGTTTGCTCCTGTTATTCAATGGGCTCTCGGCTTTGAAGGCAATATGCAGCTGGTTATCTTCTATGTTGCCAACGGCTTGTTGTCCATGGTCAGTGATAACGTGTTTGTGGGTACCGTTTATATCAACGAGGTGAAAGCCGCGCTGATTGATGGCCAGATCACCCGCGATCAGTTTGACCTGCTTGCCGTTGCCATCAACACAGGAACCAACCTGCCATCAGTGGCTACCCCTAACGGTCAGGCGGCCTTCCTGTTCCTGCTGACTTCCGCTCTGGCTCCCCTCATTCGTCTCTCTTATGGCCGCATGGTATGGATGGCACTGCCTTACACTATCGTGTTGTCCATTGTTGGTGTACTGGCAATTGAGACAGGTTTCCTGGAGCAGATGACCCAATACTTCTACGACTCAGGCATGATCCTGCACCACAGTGCCCAGGAAGTGCTGGGTAAAGGTGCGGCCGTAGGCCATTAG
- the dsbB gene encoding disulfide bond formation protein DsbB — translation MTAMIRFAHSRMAWGILALSALSLELAALYFQHVMHLEPCVMCIYQRLAVLGLLLAGIIGFLAPSVRPVRLVAALLWGVSASWGLRLAIELNDMQQNPSPFSTCSFLPDFPSWMPLHEWLPSIFMPTGMCTDIPWSFIGITMSQWMIVAFATYLVALMLYVVPILSKGRN, via the coding sequence TTGACAGCAATGATACGTTTCGCCCACTCCCGCATGGCCTGGGGAATTCTGGCGCTCAGCGCCCTGTCTCTGGAGCTGGCTGCGTTGTACTTTCAACATGTGATGCACCTCGAGCCTTGCGTCATGTGTATTTACCAGCGTTTGGCCGTATTGGGATTGCTGCTGGCCGGCATCATAGGCTTTCTTGCGCCGAGTGTACGTCCAGTGCGACTTGTGGCGGCCTTGCTGTGGGGGGTAAGCGCCAGTTGGGGACTGAGATTGGCCATTGAACTCAACGATATGCAGCAAAACCCATCGCCTTTTTCCACCTGTTCATTCCTGCCGGACTTCCCCTCCTGGATGCCACTGCATGAATGGCTGCCTTCGATATTTATGCCAACAGGCATGTGCACCGATATTCCCTGGAGCTTTATCGGCATCACTATGTCGCAGTGGATGATTGTTGCTTTTGCCACATATCTGGTAGCACTGATGCTCTATGTTGTACCTATTCTGAGCAAGGGCCGTAACTAG
- a CDS encoding YcgN family cysteine cluster protein: protein MSFWLTKTLAEMTPDEWESLCDGCGKCCLNKLIDDETDELYYTNAACKLLSDKDCSCIHYEKRFEFVPLCTAVTATNIGELDWLPDSCAYRRRYLGRPLPSWHPLLTGSKDAMHEVGMSVKGKTLCESKVRDLEDHIVLWPLKDLD from the coding sequence ATGTCCTTCTGGTTAACCAAGACCCTGGCCGAAATGACTCCGGATGAGTGGGAGTCTCTCTGTGATGGCTGTGGGAAATGCTGTCTCAATAAGCTCATCGATGATGAAACCGATGAGCTTTACTATACCAATGCGGCCTGCAAATTGTTGTCTGATAAAGACTGCAGCTGCATTCACTATGAAAAACGCTTTGAATTTGTGCCTCTGTGCACCGCGGTGACGGCGACGAATATCGGTGAGCTGGACTGGCTGCCGGATAGTTGTGCTTATCGGCGTCGGTATCTGGGGCGGCCATTGCCTTCCTGGCACCCACTTTTGACCGGCTCCAAGGATGCGATGCACGAAGTAGGGATGTCGGTGAAGGGCAAGACGCTTTGCGAGAGTAAAGTGCGCGATCTTGAAGATCATATTGTACTCTGGCCACTGAAGGACTTGGATTGA
- a CDS encoding lytic murein transglycosylase, whose product MDRLSLVFISLLGASLTNVCAATEGSFELYLDKLKQDAATQGIDQLVLDKAFSQIKLFKKASNDDKTAPELPKDLEHYIPKAISEEMVVKGRVLAEEYRPLLVKLGKQYRVQPRFILALWGLESDFGNQQGGYPVLSVTASLAYEGQEVYRDEFFAALKILASQSLDFNELKGSSTGAMGPLGLMPSAYLQYGSDGDGDGKIDIWNSFADGLASVANYLQQTGWDDTQTWGRQVKAPESIENSQLGVDYQASFSHWQQLGVRRYDGGDLPGRTDMQVSLIMPDGVTGRHYLVYQNYRALRSWQNSDYFALAAAYLSERIKYPPRK is encoded by the coding sequence ATGGATAGACTTTCCCTGGTGTTTATTTCGCTGCTGGGCGCGTCGCTGACCAATGTCTGTGCAGCGACCGAAGGCAGTTTTGAGCTGTATCTTGATAAATTAAAACAGGACGCAGCAACGCAAGGGATAGATCAACTCGTATTGGATAAGGCCTTCAGCCAGATAAAACTGTTTAAAAAGGCCTCCAATGATGACAAGACAGCCCCCGAACTGCCAAAGGATCTGGAGCACTATATCCCCAAGGCGATCAGTGAGGAAATGGTGGTAAAGGGTCGGGTACTGGCAGAAGAATATCGACCGCTGCTGGTCAAACTTGGTAAACAATATCGGGTGCAGCCCAGGTTTATTCTGGCCCTTTGGGGGCTCGAGTCGGATTTTGGCAATCAGCAGGGCGGTTATCCTGTGCTTTCCGTGACGGCATCACTGGCCTATGAGGGACAAGAGGTTTACCGCGATGAGTTTTTTGCGGCGCTGAAAATACTCGCGTCGCAATCGCTCGACTTTAACGAGCTCAAGGGCTCGAGTACCGGTGCCATGGGGCCTTTAGGATTGATGCCAAGTGCCTATCTGCAATACGGCAGCGACGGCGACGGTGATGGCAAGATCGATATCTGGAACAGCTTTGCCGATGGCTTGGCATCTGTGGCCAACTACCTGCAGCAAACGGGCTGGGATGACACCCAAACCTGGGGACGCCAGGTCAAAGCGCCCGAGTCCATAGAGAACAGCCAACTCGGAGTGGATTATCAGGCGAGTTTCAGCCATTGGCAGCAGTTGGGCGTTCGTCGTTACGATGGCGGCGATCTGCCTGGCCGGACCGATATGCAAGTTTCATTGATCATGCCAGATGGTGTCACCGGAAGGCACTATCTGGTATACCAGAACTACCGCGCCTTGCGAAGCTGGCAAAATTCAGACTATTTCGCTTTGGCGGCGGCTTATCTTTCCGAGCGGATCAAGTATCCACCCCGGAAATAG